CAAACCCAATGCAAACTTCTGGAAATGTTCACTATTTATTACAAAATCCAACAGAATTATCTATTGTAATTTTAAATAGTAACGGACAAAAGGTGAAAGATGTGCTAATTAATAAAAAGCAAGAAATAGGAATCTACAATGTAAGTTTTGATGCGGAATCATTAGCAGCAGGAAATTACTTTTTAAGGGTAAAAGTTGGAAGTAAAACTATTACAAAACAATTTATCGTGAAGTAAACTTGTAGTTTCATTATAAAGAAAAAAGCATCCTTAATTAGGATGCTTTTTTTGTTTATCTTTTTTTATTGCCTGGTATATTTAAGTAGTTTTGCACTCCTATCGCCTAAATAATCTAAATACATAACTGTTTCACTTATTCCATTTATATCATATTCAGAGGAATCTTTTGAGTCATTTACATTGGTTTTTTTTAAGTAAGAAAAAGTTACTCCATTTGCAGCTGTAGACTCTCTAATACTATAATCATAAGTTTTATATAGGTTTCCTTCTACATAATCATATAATTTACCATCTTGTGTAAATACTAATTTACAATTTGAACACCCTTCAGGAATCCATGTTCCAATAATTAGTTCTTTATCTCCTTGTGTAGTTTGTTGTATTGTAAAGCTTACTAAACTAAATACTAATACGATAAGAAAGGTTATTTTTAAATGTTTCATGATTTTTAAATTTATTTACAGTCAATATTTGTTTTTGCTTTATTATATAATTCTTTTCTATCCTCAAGTCCATTATATCCTCCATTTACTTTATTTGTTACCATCGTAACAGTTGTTGTACCATCAATTTTCAGTTCGTCTATCACTTTATTTTTAAAAAACCAAAGAGCACTAATTACAGCGATTTTCATATCTGTTTTTAGGATGTCGGGATTATTTACTAAATCTTTAGTTGAGTCATACTCTTCTTGATAAAAAGTATTAAACTCTTTATAATTTGATTTTCCTGTTAATTGTATAATGCCTCTGCCTCTATATTTGTAACCATCTCCAGCTGATGTGTTTCCTAATTTATAAGCTTCATCTCTGTTAGCATCATCATATACATGATTTGCAAATTTTTCTACATTAACATATAAAGAAGTTGAAGAACGTTTATAATCATTTGGGTCTTCCTTATTTGGATCTTTATCTCCATCAGTGTGCAAATTAAAATATTTTCTCCAATAATCTTTTGCAAGTTTTTTCCATTGATAATTTAAGTTTTCTTCAAAAGCTTTCATCCTTTTACTTTCATGTCCTGCTTGAGCTAAAAAATGTCGTAATTTTTCTTTATTATCAATACCAAATTCTCTTCCATAGGTGTTAATGTGATTTGCTATTTTTTCTAAATTACTATCGGTTGCATCTGGAAATATTTTTTTAAGGTCTTTTTTTGTTGTATCACAATCATCCACACAGTTACCATTGCTATCTTCTTTTTTTCCATCAGGGCAATTACACTTTTTTGTCACAGGATCATAGATTTTTCCACCTTTACAGATAGATTCACATTTCCCCGTTGATGGGTTTTTAATAAAACCGTCTGGGCATCTATTATTTTCATCTGGATCAATAGGAGTTGAAACTAAAGTTTCTGAATTATTATCATTATCATTTCCAGATGAATTAGCAATATCTGAAGTGTTTCCACCACCACCTGTTGATCCGGTTGGATTGCCTGGGTCTGTTGAGTCATGACTTGGTCCATTAGGTGTATTATAGGTTCCACCAGTACAATGAGAAAAATCTATTATATAACCTAATAATTCACTTCCACTGCAATAAGAACCATCAAGTTGGATCGCAGGTCCATGTCCATCGGCATTACCTTGAGAATCACATTTTTTGTATTCTGGAATCCAAATACCTTCACATGGGTCAGAAGTGTCTATACCACCTCCACCATCATCAGTTGGAGCCCAATCTAAAGCATTTCCTCTTGATTGTAGAGGGATATCTTCTAAATCTAAATTTTCTTCTGCAATTTCAAAAGAGAAAGAACTCCCTTTACCTTGAGTTGAGTTATGTTTTGTGTCAGAATAACTTATAAGAAAATATGTAAAAGTTCCATTAGATTTGCGAACTACAAAATTTTCAAAATCAGATTTTTTGAATAAGTTTCTTTCTAGTTCAAAAGTCCATGTCATAGTGTTGTTTTTCTCGATTTTAATGACTTGAGTCTTTAGGATTGAGAGTTTAACTTTCTTATAATCGTTATTCTTGTTGAGGCTTTTTAGTGCTTGCTTGTTAATTATAAGATCGTCAGAATGCTTTTCTATAAGTTTTATATTATGACCAAAGTCATAATCACTTACTAGTTCTGAATAACTAATCTTCTGAAAAGGATTCTTATATTCTTCATGATTAGTATGTTCGTTGGTAGTTAGTTTGTCATAATCATCATTATTACAATTCCAAAGTGATATAGAAATCCCCAAGGATAATACAATTTTGAGTAGGTTTGTTGAACCTCTTAATTTAAATTTCATAAGCAATTTATTTTATTAGTTATTCTGATGTTAGGTAAATTGAAAAACGTTACCCAATATTTTGAATAAATTTTAAATTAAATTGAAAAGAGCATTTATTAGAATGAATTTTGAATAGTGTTAATCAACGATTGCAAAACGGGATTCCTATTATGTTCATCCCAAACTACAGACAATGTTGTATGTTGGTTGATGTTATCCAATTCAATAAATTGAACATTCATATTATATCCTAATTGTAAAGATTTCGGAACAATAGATAATCCAAAACCGTTTTCCACTAATTTGTATATCGAAGCAGCATGTATTGTATTATGCGAAACAATTGGAGTAAATCCACTATCAGTAAAAATTTGCATCACTTTTTCATAATAAGAAGGACTGTAAGAAGGATCAAAGAGAATAAAAGATTCATTTTTTAATTCTTGTAAACTTTTAAAATTTTTAGAATTAATTTGATGATTTTTGGGTAAAACCAAACAAAAGTTTTCTTTTATAATAGGTTGAATAGTCAATCCTCTAGGCACAGTGTCTAATCTCACAAAACCAATATCTATTTTTTGATGCAATAAATTATCAATTTGTTTTTGGTTGTCCATTTCTGTTAAACCAAACTGAACATCGGGATGTTTTTCTTTGAATTTTACTAAGACGTTTGGAATAATTTCTTGCATGGCAGAACCTACATAACCAAATTCCAATTTTCCTTGTTTTCCATCATGAATAAGCTTTGCATGATTAATGATGTTATCTAAATTTTTCAAATTCCTAGTAAGTTCTGACTTTAAATACCTTCCAGAAGGAGTCAAAACAACCTTTCTATTATGTCGTTCAAATAATTGAATACCTAAATCATCTTCCATTTGTTTAATCTGTCTACTTAGTCCAGGTTGAGATATAAACAATCGATCAGCGGCTTTTCTAAAGTGTAATTCTTCAGCTACAGCCAAAAAGTATTTAAGATGTCTTAACTCTAATTGATAACTCATAATTATTAAATATTGATAAAAATGATATTATTAAGCATCAAAAATAAAGGTAATTTTGTATAAAACGAACTAGAAACATGTTTAAATACGGAATAGATCACCTAACAGTAGATAAAGTTTTAGCTATTGCAAATAATGATTTGAAAGCAGAAATTACTGATGAAGCTAAAAAGAAAGTGAATGAGTGTAGAAAAAAGGTTGAAACCATGGCAAATTCTGATGCTGCAGTTTATGGAATAAATACAGGATTCGGACCCTTATGTGATGTACAAATTACACCTGAAGAAACAAGTAAACTTCAAGAGAATTTATTGATTACACATGCTGTTGGTGTGGGTGAACCTATTGATAAGTTATTATCCAAAATCATGATGATTTGTAAAGTACATGCATTGTGTCAAGGGTTTTCAGGTGTGCGTTTAGAAATGATCAATCGGATTATTTATTTCATAGAAAATAACATTTTACCGGTAGTTCCAGAACAAGGTTCAGTTGGTGCTTCTGGAGATTTAGCTCCCTTATCGCATTTATTTTTACCATTGTTAGGAGAAGGAGAATTTTGGGTTGAGGATCAGATTTTGCCTGCAAAAGAAGTTTTAGCGAATCATAATTTAAAGCCTTTAACTTTGATGGCTAAAGAAGGGTTAGGATTAATTAATGGAACCCAGTTCATTTTATCGCATGCAATTATTGGGTTAAAAAAGATGGAGTATCTTTTAGATTTAGCTGATGTTGCAGGAACTATGAGTTTGGAAGGATTCCAAGGAAGTGCTTCACCTTTTAGAGCAGAGCTTCATGCTATTCGTCCTTTTGAAGGAAACATCAAAGTAGCTGAGCGTATTCGAATGTTATTAAAAGATTCTCAAAATGTTGAAAATCATTTAGAATGTGATCGTGTGCAAGATCCATATTCTATTCGTTGTATGCCTCAGGTTCATGGTGCATCAAGAAATGCATTCAATCATTTAAATGATTTAGCTCAAATAGAAATGAATTCGGTCACAGATAACCCAATAGTACTGAGTGAAACAGAAGCAATTTCTGGAGGAAACTTTCATGGTCAGCCTTTAGCAATGGTTTTAGATTATGCTTCTATTGCTGCTGCTGAATTGGGTAATATTTCAGATAGAAGAAGTTATTTGTTACTGGAAGGAAAATACGGTTTGCCGAGATTGTTAACAGAAGCGGGAGGTTTGAACTCTGGATTTATGATTCCTCAATATACTACAGCAGCTTTGGTAACAGAGAACAAGTCTCTTTGTTTTCCGCCTTCGGCTGATAGTGTTCCAACTTCATTAGGACAAGAAGATCATGTTTCAATGGGAAGTATTTCAGGAAGAAAATTCAATCAGATTCTAGGTAATCTAGAGAAAATATTAGCTATAGAATTAATGTATGCTGCACAAGCAATGGAATTCAGAAGACCAAATACATTTTCAGAAATTATAGAAAGTAATTTCAAATTAATTAGAAGTAAAGTTGCTAAGTTAGAGGAGGATCGAGTGTTAAAAGATGATATTAACGCAATGATCAGTTTAGTAAGAGGAAAAGAGTTTATTGTAGTATAAAAAGTAAGTATATCATGACATTTAAAGAACAGATTAAACAAGGAATACCAAGTGTTTTACCATCAAAAAAAGAGTATGATACAACGATTAATCATGCTCCAAAAAGAAAAGAAATACTTACAAAAGAAGAAAAGCAATTAGCATTGAAAAATGCCTTGCGCTATTTCGATAAAAAACATCACGAAGAATTATTACCAGAGTTTTCTGAGGAATTGGAAAAGTATGGTAGAATTTATATGTATCGATTCCGTCCTGATTACAAAATGAAAGCAAGAGCTATTGAAGAGTATCCGGGAAAATCTACGCAAGCAAAATCTATTATGCTGATGATTCAGAATAACCTAGATTATGCAGTTGCACAACATCCTCATGAATTAATTACTTACGGTGGTAATGGTGGGGTTTTTCAAAATTGGGCTCAATATCTATTAACAATGCAATACTTATCTGAAATGACAGATGAGCAAACATTAGTCATGTATTCTGGTCATCCAATGGGATTATTTCCATCTAATAAAAATGCTCCTAGAGTTGTAGTTACAAATGGTATGATGATTCCTAATTATTCTCAACCAGACGATTGGGAAAAGTTTAATGCATTAGGTGTTACTCAATACGGACAAATGACGGCGGGAAGTTACATGTACATTGGTCCACAAGGAATTGTTCATGGAACAACAATTACAGTCTTAAATGGATTTAGGAAAATAGGTAAATCACCAAAAGGAAATGTGTTCGTTACAGCTGGTTTAGGAGGAATGAGTGGAGCACAACCTAAAGCAGGAAATATTGCTGGGTGTATTACGGTTTGTGCAGAAGTAAATGAAAAAGCTGTTCATACGCGTCATTCTCAAGGATGGGTTGATGAAGTGATTTCTGATGCAGATCTTTTAGTTGAAAGAGTTCAAAAAGCTAAAGAAAATAAAGAAGTAGTTTCAATCGCTTATTTAGGAAATGTTGTAGAGGTTTGGGAAAAGTTTGATGAAGCAAATGTTTACGTTGATTTAGGTTCAGATCAAACTTCTTTACATAATCCTTGGGCAGGAGGTTATTACCCAGTTGGATTATCATTAGAAGAGGCTAATGATATGATGGCAAATAATCCAGAAGAGTTCAAAGTGAAAGTTCAAGAATCTCTTCGTAGGCAAGCAGAAGCAATTAACAAACATACTGCAAAAGGAACTTATTTCTTTGATTACGGAAATGCCTTTTTATTAGAGTCGAGTAGAGCAGGAGCAGAGGTGATGAATGAAAATCCAACATTAGGAAGGGAGTTTAAGTATCCGAGTTATGTTCAAGATATTATGGGACCAATGTGTTTCGATTATGGATTTGGTCCATTCCGTTGGGTTTGTGCTTCAGGAAAACCTAAAGATTTAGCAAAAACTGATCAAATTGCGTGTGAAGTTCTAGAGGAAATCATGAAAGATTCTCCAAAAGAAATTCAGCAACAAATGGCCGATAACATTCAATGGATTAAAGGTGCGCAAGAGAATAAATTGGTTGTAGGTTCTCAAGCAAGAATTTTATATGCTGATGCAGAAGGAAGAATTAAAATAGCCAAAGCATTTAATAAGGCAATTAAGAAAGGAAAAATTGGTCCGGTTGTTTTAGGTAGAGATCACCATGATGTTTCTGGAACAGATTCTCCATACAGAGAAACTTCTAACATTTATGACGGTTCCAGATTTACCGCAGATATGGCTATTCATAATGTAATTGGAGATAGTTTTAGAGGTGCAACTTGGGTATCAATCCACAATGGAGGTGGAGTTGGTTGGGGAGAAGTTATTAACGGAGGATTTGGCATGCTTCTTGATGGAACTAAAGGAGCGTCAAAGCGTTTAAAATCAATGCTTTTTTGGGATGTAAATAACGGAATCGCTAGAAGAAGTTGGGCTCGAAACGAAGAAGCTGTTTTTGCAATTAAACGTGCTATGCAGGCAGAGAATAAACTTAAAGTTACTTTGCCTAACTTAGTAGACGATTCTTTGTTTAACAACTTTTAAAACTCAATGATCATGAAGTATGTAAAATTTTTACCTTTTTTAGTATTCTTAATTACTTCTTGTAGCTCAGTTAGAGTAGCGACAGATTATGATACGAAAGCAAATTTCAATCAATATCAAACTTTTGCTTTTTATAAACCTGGAATTGATAAAGCTCCAATTTCTGATTTGGATAAAAAAAGAATAATGAGAGCGATTGAAGCTGAATTATTAGCTAAAGGAATGCAAAAGTCATCTACACCAGATGTATTAGTAAGTCTTTTTACTAAATCTAGAGAAAGAATTAATGTTAATGATAACTGGGGCTGGGGCTTCGGTTGGGGTTGGAACCCTTGGATGTGGGGAGGAGCAGGTCGATTAAATGTGAATCAATATACAGAAGGAACTTTGTTTATTGATATAATTGATGCCAGTAAGAAAGAATTAATTTGGCAAGGAATAGGATCTGGAGCGTTAGCTTTCAGAAATATTGAAAAGAGAGAAGCTAGAATTAAAGAGTTTGTCAAAGAAATCCTTGAGAAATATCCTCCAGGTTCAGATAAAAAATAAATATACTTTATAAAGTAAATGAAATAAAAACGCAAGATGTACATCTTGCGTTTTTTATTAAATGAAATATCAACTTTTTCTTCGGTTTAATCCTGATACATTTTGATAACACTAACAGTGTTTCCAATATAATTTGATACGAAAGCGTAATTTCCATCTGGACTTATAGAAATAGATCCAGGAGCTTGTCCCACATTAATTGTTATTGGATGTAATTTGTTCGATTTAAGGTCAATTACATTTACAGTCCCTTGTCCAGCAGTTAAGCCTGTGAAATTTGGAGCTCCGCTTCTATATAGAGTGTTGTAATTAGAAACAAGTCCAAACCTTCCATCTTTGGATAATGCAAATCCTGAAGGTTGAATTCCTCCTGTAGAAATTTCAGTTACACTATTATCTTCAAGACTTAAAACACTTACTGTAGTTCCATATGGTGCAAAATTATTACTACCAAAGTTTGTGATATATGCGTTTTTTCCTTCAGTATCAATTTCAATTGAAAAAGGTCCAAAGAATCCTTTAACTTCGTTTACAATAGTATTTGTAATTGTTGATATTTGTATTACAGTTCCTGTACCTGGATTTCCTGTAACGTAATTAGCAACATAAATATTCCCACCATCAGGTGTAATTGCTATTGCTGCCGGTGCTGCAGGAAATACACCGTAAGGATGTAATTGTATTCTTTCCACAATTACTTCGTGTTCCAAATCAACTACAGTAACTGTATTACCTTCACCAGAAGGTCTTGTAGAGATAGCTCCATAATTAATCACATAACCGACTTTAGTATAAGGGTGAATTACCATTGCTGAAGGTCCGTTAAATCCATCAATTACGCCAGTAACTTCATTTGTTTGAGTATCTATTACACTTATTGTTGTGCTATTTGAGTTTGCTACATAAAGTTTGCTTTCATCCTGAGATAAAGTAAGCCCAAAAGGCTGATTAAAAGAACTATCTGAGATAGTTTTTAATGGCATAAAAGTATTTCCGTCAATTACTGTTACAGAATCACTACCTCCTATGGAGTAATTGTTACTATTTGCAACGTATAAATGTTTAGAACTTGATTTCATTGCCATAGCAGCTGGACTAACTCCAACATTAGCTGTTGCTATTACACTTCCATCTAATTTAGGCTCAATCTGAATCGTTTTATTTGTATCCATTTTAATAAGTTTAGTTATTACTTTCCTTGTAACTTTTCAGTTAATTTCTAATTAGTTGAAAAGTTTATTTTTAATTGTTAATCAAATTTGAAGAAATAAAGCGCTGATTTGTAAAAAAATAGAATGAGCGATCGGATTTTTAGTATGAGGATTATTATTTAAGGTATGGGAATAGGATGTTGAAAGATGTTATATGGTTTTATTTAGATTGTATGATATAAGTCTTTACTTTTAGCACATCTTTTTTGATATTTGTAATATGAAAAAAATATTGAAGCCTACACCAGATGAATATTATGTAAATGAGCAAGGCTATAGAGTTTTTAAGGAAGAATATCATTTAAGAAGAGGTTACTGTTGTAAAAGCGGATGTAAGCATTGTCCATATGGTTACGATAAGAAAACAGATAGCTTTAAAAAAGTGTGACTTTTTCATAAATAAAGTATCAAAACAATAAACAAGTTTAAAATGATGAAAAGAGTAGTATTATTTTTCGTGGCATTACAGTTTGTTGCCTGTGCAGAATTACAAAAAATCGCAAGTCAATTGCCTCAAGGAGGAGCTTTAACTCAGGAGCAAATTGGAGCAGGATTACGTCAAGCATTGGATAACGGAATTCAACATCAAGTTTCGAAACTTACTGCTAAAGATGGATTTTACAGAAACGAACTTGTTAAAATTTTACTTCCTAAGGAACTACAAGCTGTTGATAAAGGATTACGTAAAATTGGTTTAAGTAGTTTAGCAGATGAAGGTATTAAGGCTTTAAATAGAGCAGCGGAAGATGCTGTTAAAACAGCTACACCGATTTTTGTAAGTGCTGTTAAGGATATTACGTTTAATGATGCTAAAAATATCTTATTAGGAAACGATAATGCCGCGACTTCTTATTTACAAGGAAAAACAAATTCTGCACTTTATAATAAGTTTAATCCAGTAATTAAAAATTCTTTCGGTAAAGTAGGGGCAGATAAGATTTGGGCAAATTTGATCAACAAATACAATAGCATTCCTTTTGTTTCAAAAGTAAATCCAGATTTAACAGATTATGTTACGACAGAGGCGTTAGAAGGAGTGTTTACTATGATTGCAGTTGAAGAAAAAGGAATTAGAAATAAGATAGGTTTACGTAATACAGATTTGCTGAGACGCGTTTTTGCGCTTCAGGATAATAGATAGTGTTAAATGTTTGAATTTCAGATTTTTATTGTTATATTTAATGTGAATTACTAACTAACAAATGTCACGCGTAATACAACTAAATCGATACAAGCAACACTTGGAAGAACGATACACTAAACTAGTGGAACGTTCTAAAGATTACAGATACGTTGATGAGGCAAAAAGTGATATGGCATCTTACAAAGCAATGAAAATTCGAGAAAAAATTAATAGAGTAAATTACTTAGACAATTCTCTCGTGTAATTTTTTGAAATAATCGAAAGCTTTTAACATTCTGCTGCCGTACCATGAAAATAGTTCTCCATCAACGAATACTGTTTTAGCATGATGAGTACATCTTCCAATTTCAAAAGCATGTTCTTCTTTGAAAGGATAGGGTTCTGATGAAAGAAAAACTAAATCAGGGTCACCTTCGAGACGTATTTTTTTCAGCGCGACTTCAGGATATCTTTCTTTGTTCTGATATATGTTTTCAAACTTATTTAGCTCAAGAATATGATTTATAAAGGTATTGTTCGCGGCAACCATCCATGGATTTCTCCATATAAAATAGGCTACTTTTTTAGGTTGAATATCTTTCATGAATTCTGCGAAGTCAGCTAACTTAAAATTTAATTTTTGTATGATATTCTTAGCTTCTGTTCTACATGAAAAAAACGAACCGTAGGTTTCAATAAGTTGAATTGAGTCTGATAACGTATAAATTTCGGAAACATGAACTTCAGCTATTTCAGAACATGCCTCCACAATTTCTTTTGTGTTTTCTTCTTTATTACAAAGAATAATATCAGGATTTAGAGCTTTTATTTTATCTAGCTTAATATTCTTTGTGCCACCAACAATAGTTTTGGTTTGTTTTAAATGAAAAGGGTGTACACAAAATTTTGTGATACCAACTATATTATCTTCTAATCCCAAGTCAAATAAAAGTTCAGTTTGACTTGGAACTAGAGATATAATTCTTTTATAATTTTTCACTTTTGAAGTGTCTTTGATGATAATCTTAATTTTTAAGATTTACAACTGCAGTACTATTAGTTTTGTATGGATATCCTCTCCAGAAAAAACCTCCTTTATTATACTTCCAAACTACTTCTTTAGATGCTGTTACTTCCCAGTACCCAAAGTCTCCTTCAGTAATAATAGTGTTTCCATTTTCAGTTCTGTAAGCACCCGAAACTTTAGAAGAGAATAAGTTTGAATCAGTAAATGACCATACAGAAGTAGGAGCAGTATTAAAGTCGAAAGGAGTAGGAAGTTGTAATTCATGAACCACAGATTGACTTTGTGCAGATCCGTTGTTAAAAATTAACATATTACCAGCTCCTGGTAAGTTATCATTAATAATGTTACAGGCGTGATTGTTAGAGAATAACTGTGTTCCAGTGTTTTTTGAAGTGGAAGGATTACCAAATCGATATAATAAGTTTCCTCCTTTATTATAATTTCCTCCTGTATCAGTTTTTGCTTGATCAGTAGTAGTACTATGATCGATTACCCAAACTTCGTGATAGAAATTAACACTAATAAAAATGATATCATTTTTTTCATCATATTCTATAGCATTTGCATGCATGATATCACCATTATCTAAGTTATTAAAGTTAATATCTATTAATTGTGGATTATTTGAAACTGAACCAAAATTCATTTTTGTGTTATCCACATCTTGAATCAAATGATCCCAAGAACTCCATTTCCAAACAATTTGATTAGTTGAAGGATTAACTTCAATTACCGATTCGATATACACATCTTTATCTAATTGATATCCTCTGTCTTGAGCATCAGCAGCTGTTTTCTTTTCCCAAACTAATGCAATAATATTTCCATTTGGAAGTCTTTCTATATCATGGTGTAAATTATAATCTTCTGTAGAGTATACAAATTGCCAATCAATAGTATTATCAGGGTTAATGACTTGTATTTGCCCACCAGAACCACCAAATATAATTTTATCGTCATCTGTTTTTAATAGCGCTAATAGTTTTCCGCTATCTTCTAAATATGCATCATTTCCAAGTTCGTTAGTTAACGTCCATTCGTGAAATTTTTTACCATCTTTTTGTAATAAATAAACTTCGTCTGCACCAGCATCTGAAACTAAAACAAGATTATCACTTATTTTCTCTGGTTCGTATACTAAAACTTCATCGGTTAACTCAGGAACAACAGGAGCTTTTTCTGTATCATCAGAACATGACCAAAATAATAAAGCAGCTGTTAGGGTAAGGAATAAATTATTTTTCATTGTGTTAATTAAAGTTTGAATGGCAATTTACGATAAATTTAAAATTTCTTCCATCTGATTCTGAAGGGCTGCCGCTTTTTCAGACGAAGCTTTAGCGAAATCCTTACCATTACCAGCATAAATAATTCCTCTAGAAGAATTGATTAATAAACCAATATTTTCATTCATTCCATATTTGCAAACATCCTGTAAGTTACCTCCTTGTGCACCAACACCTGGAACTAATAAAAAGCTATCAGGAATAATCTGTCTAATATCACTTAAATATTCAGCTTTAGTAGCGCCAACAACATACATTAAGTTCGATGAATTTTGCCATGTTTTAGAAGTTTCTAAAACTTTCTTATACACTTCTTTATGATCAATTTTTTGTGTTTGAAAATCAAATGCTCCTTGATTTGACGTAAGAGCAAGC
This genomic window from Tenacibaculum sp. 190524A05c contains:
- a CDS encoding aryl-sulfate sulfotransferase; protein product: MKNNLFLTLTAALLFWSCSDDTEKAPVVPELTDEVLVYEPEKISDNLVLVSDAGADEVYLLQKDGKKFHEWTLTNELGNDAYLEDSGKLLALLKTDDDKIIFGGSGGQIQVINPDNTIDWQFVYSTEDYNLHHDIERLPNGNIIALVWEKKTAADAQDRGYQLDKDVYIESVIEVNPSTNQIVWKWSSWDHLIQDVDNTKMNFGSVSNNPQLIDINFNNLDNGDIMHANAIEYDEKNDIIFISVNFYHEVWVIDHSTTTDQAKTDTGGNYNKGGNLLYRFGNPSTSKNTGTQLFSNNHACNIINDNLPGAGNMLIFNNGSAQSQSVVHELQLPTPFDFNTAPTSVWSFTDSNLFSSKVSGAYRTENGNTIITEGDFGYWEVTASKEVVWKYNKGGFFWRGYPYKTNSTAVVNLKN